Proteins co-encoded in one Novosphingobium sp. PP1Y genomic window:
- a CDS encoding DMT family transporter has product MATTDTSPMPQHRPGHDWTARHVAALLLANCGLALGPWLVRLADTGPVAAGYWRLMIAMPFVFLLSLREPTVQRRVGGMALLIVLGAGVAFALDLAAWHVGIVRTKLGNASLFGNGGSVILMAWGLIAARRRPHLLELAAIIAALIGAGLLMGGSLEISHVNFVGDLFCLLAGFFYAVYILMLNSVRGRLGQYSLLFNSMFASVPLMLLIAWLLGEQIVPGNWTPLIALACTSQLIGQGFLVYSLRHFPPLVIGLALLTQPAISATIGWLAFGEALTPVDVIGMVLLAGALAMAKAGDRPPTAKA; this is encoded by the coding sequence ATGGCCACCACCGATACATCTCCCATGCCTCAGCACCGTCCCGGTCACGACTGGACGGCGCGGCACGTCGCGGCGCTGCTGCTTGCCAATTGTGGGCTGGCACTGGGGCCGTGGCTGGTCCGGCTTGCCGATACGGGGCCGGTCGCGGCAGGGTACTGGCGGCTGATGATCGCAATGCCCTTCGTGTTTCTGCTCAGCCTGCGTGAACCGACCGTGCAGCGCCGGGTTGGCGGTATGGCCCTGTTGATCGTGCTGGGGGCGGGCGTGGCCTTCGCGCTGGACCTGGCCGCGTGGCATGTCGGCATCGTGAGGACCAAGCTGGGCAATGCCTCGCTGTTCGGCAACGGCGGCAGCGTGATCCTGATGGCCTGGGGCCTGATCGCGGCGCGGCGCCGTCCGCACCTGCTGGAACTGGCGGCGATCATTGCAGCGCTGATCGGGGCCGGGCTGCTGATGGGCGGTTCGCTGGAGATCAGCCACGTTAACTTCGTGGGCGACCTGTTTTGCCTCCTCGCGGGTTTCTTCTATGCCGTCTACATCCTCATGCTCAATTCGGTGCGCGGGCGGCTGGGGCAATATTCGCTGCTGTTCAATTCGATGTTCGCCAGCGTGCCGCTGATGCTGCTGATTGCCTGGCTGCTGGGCGAGCAGATCGTGCCGGGCAACTGGACACCCCTGATTGCGCTGGCCTGCACCAGCCAGCTGATCGGGCAGGGCTTCCTCGTGTATTCGCTGCGCCACTTTCCGCCGCTGGTCATCGGCCTTGCGCTGCTGACCCAGCCCGCGATTTCGGCAACGATCGGATGGCTCGCCTTCGGGGAAGCGCTGACGCCGGTCGATGTGATCGGCATGGTCCTTCTCGCCGGGGCGCTTGCCATGGCCAAGGCGGGCGACCGCCCCCCAACTGCAAAGGCATGA
- a CDS encoding DoxX family protein, with protein sequence MAAHAIETATRPASSSNDVLALVGRIAIAVIFILAGTSKITDPAGTIGYIASVGLPFPTLGLIAAILVEIVGSIALIVGYRTRAIALLLAVFSVVTAVLFHNQLGDQMQFLNFFKNIAIAGGLLNVVALGGGRLSLDARK encoded by the coding sequence ATGGCTGCACATGCAATCGAAACCGCTACCCGTCCCGCCTCCTCGAGCAACGATGTCCTCGCCCTCGTCGGACGCATCGCCATCGCCGTCATCTTCATTCTCGCCGGCACCTCGAAGATCACCGACCCCGCCGGCACGATTGGCTATATTGCCTCGGTCGGCCTGCCCTTCCCCACGCTCGGCCTGATCGCCGCCATCCTTGTCGAAATCGTCGGCAGCATCGCACTGATCGTCGGCTACCGTACCCGCGCGATCGCGCTGCTCCTTGCAGTGTTCTCGGTCGTGACCGCAGTGCTCTTTCACAACCAGCTGGGCGACCAGATGCAGTTCCTGAACTTCTTCAAGAACATCGCCATCGCCGGCGGCCTCCTCAACGTCGTCGCCCTCGGCGGCGGCCGCCTGAGCCTCGACGCCCGCAAGTAA
- a CDS encoding TerC family protein translates to MEFLFASWLGTPAWFWLAFVAIVLLLTAFDLGFLHKEDREMGIAESLKLSVFYIAIAMVFGAWVWFQKGATAGMEYYTGYFIEKALSIDNVFVISLVFGFFSIAPKYQYRALLWGILAVIVLRGLMIAGGAAILASAYWVMYIFAAFLVFTGVKMLFTGEHEPDIGKNRVIRWISTHMRVTKEHHAEHFFVKVPDAAGKVAWAATPLFLALVVINLADLVFAVDSVPAIFSITTDTFIVYTSNIMAILGLRALYFALAAMVHRFHYLQYALAAVLVFIGGKIFVSDFLMGGAKFPPLISLGVTVALIAGGVVWSLWKTRDEEQAA, encoded by the coding sequence ATGGAATTTCTTTTTGCAAGCTGGCTGGGTACTCCGGCCTGGTTCTGGCTGGCCTTCGTGGCCATCGTCCTGCTGCTGACCGCTTTCGATCTCGGCTTCCTGCACAAGGAGGACCGGGAAATGGGCATTGCCGAATCCCTCAAGTTGTCGGTCTTCTACATCGCGATCGCCATGGTCTTCGGTGCCTGGGTCTGGTTCCAGAAGGGGGCGACCGCGGGCATGGAATACTATACCGGCTACTTCATCGAGAAGGCGCTCTCGATCGACAACGTCTTCGTCATTTCACTTGTCTTCGGCTTCTTCTCGATCGCGCCCAAGTACCAGTACCGTGCGCTCCTGTGGGGCATCCTGGCGGTCATCGTCCTGCGCGGCCTGATGATCGCGGGCGGCGCGGCGATCCTCGCCTCGGCCTACTGGGTCATGTACATCTTCGCCGCCTTCCTGGTGTTCACCGGCGTGAAGATGCTCTTTACCGGAGAGCATGAGCCGGACATCGGCAAGAACCGCGTGATCCGCTGGATTTCCACGCACATGCGCGTGACCAAGGAGCATCACGCGGAGCACTTCTTCGTGAAGGTGCCCGATGCGGCAGGCAAGGTGGCATGGGCGGCGACGCCGCTGTTCCTGGCCCTTGTGGTCATCAACCTCGCCGACCTCGTCTTCGCGGTGGACTCGGTGCCGGCGATCTTCTCGATCACGACCGACACCTTCATCGTCTACACCTCGAACATCATGGCGATTCTGGGCCTGCGCGCGCTCTACTTCGCGCTGGCAGCGATGGTGCACCGCTTCCATTACCTGCAATATGCGCTGGCGGCCGTGCTGGTGTTCATCGGCGGCAAGATCTTCGTGTCCGACTTTTTGATGGGCGGGGCCAAGTTCCCGCCGCTCATCAGCCTTGGCGTAACCGTGGCGCTGATCGCGGGCGGCGTGGTCTGGTCCCTGTGGAAGACGCGCGATGAGGAGCAGGCCGCCTAG
- a CDS encoding pseudouridine synthase, giving the protein MARLILFNKPFDVLSQFTDLRSPTPRATLSDFIDLPGVYPAGRLDRDSEGLLLLTDDGRLQARIADPKFKLAKTYLVQVEGEPDEASLERLRRGVALKDGMTRPAQVEPIDAPDLWPRNPPVRFRKTVPDRWLRLTIREGRNRQVRRMTAAVGHPTLRLVRWQVGDWTLDGLATGQWREVTV; this is encoded by the coding sequence TTGGCGCGCCTGATCCTCTTCAACAAGCCGTTCGATGTCCTTTCGCAGTTCACCGACCTGCGTTCGCCCACGCCGCGCGCGACTTTGTCCGATTTCATCGATCTGCCCGGCGTCTATCCCGCAGGCCGGCTGGACCGCGACAGCGAAGGGCTGCTGCTGTTGACCGACGACGGCCGCCTGCAGGCGCGTATCGCCGACCCGAAGTTCAAGCTGGCCAAGACCTACCTCGTGCAGGTCGAGGGAGAGCCTGACGAGGCGAGCCTCGAACGCCTGCGCCGGGGCGTGGCGCTCAAGGACGGGATGACCCGGCCGGCGCAAGTCGAGCCGATCGATGCGCCCGACCTGTGGCCGCGCAATCCGCCGGTTCGGTTCCGCAAGACGGTGCCGGATCGCTGGCTGCGCCTGACGATTCGCGAAGGGCGCAATCGCCAGGTGCGGCGAATGACGGCGGCCGTAGGCCATCCGACCTTGCGCCTTGTGCGCTGGCAGGTCGGCGACTGGACGCTCGATGGCCTCGCTACGGGCCAGTGGCGTGAAGTAACTGTCTGA
- a CDS encoding DUF2254 domain-containing protein, giving the protein MLATLRSNWLSIRASYWFYPALFALGGLLLALVLVHLDRIGASRWLSETNWIIPARPEGANNILTVLSGSMIGVASTVFSITIAAVAYASGTYGPRLLTNFMEDKGNQLSLATFIGTFVYAITVLRAVRSQDEAAIGAVPAEAMSSAGFVPQLSLLVAFALMIVAVAVLVYFLHHIPASIRINTVLQNIGERLLREIDGRFQESGDKDPPVRPLPAGTPVPASESGYVRLIEFTTLVELARKHELLLALRVRPGDFVYPGVPLVLAGERRLPDHLAHSVREAFAIGGSRTSEQDLEFSIDELVEIALRALSPGINDPFTAITAIHWLGAATAEIGRRRLDKEKWNEGDPDCPVFPPTNDFAHFLQRGFVAARGAIASNRLTALVALDALATAAGQVLGSHRRGLLVREAGALADLAATMLPDPDVDEIRRRHAAIIAGLEGPV; this is encoded by the coding sequence ATGCTCGCAACGCTGCGCTCAAACTGGCTGTCGATCCGGGCAAGCTACTGGTTCTACCCCGCACTTTTCGCACTGGGCGGGCTGCTGCTGGCACTCGTCCTCGTCCACCTCGACCGCATTGGCGCGAGTCGCTGGCTCAGCGAGACGAACTGGATCATTCCGGCTCGCCCAGAGGGCGCCAACAACATCCTGACAGTCCTGTCCGGCTCGATGATCGGCGTCGCCTCCACCGTCTTCTCCATCACGATCGCGGCGGTCGCCTATGCCAGCGGCACCTACGGCCCGCGCCTGCTGACCAATTTCATGGAAGACAAGGGCAACCAGCTCAGCCTCGCCACGTTCATCGGCACGTTCGTCTATGCGATCACCGTGCTGCGCGCCGTGCGCTCGCAGGACGAGGCCGCCATCGGCGCAGTTCCTGCCGAAGCGATGTCGAGCGCCGGCTTCGTGCCGCAGCTCTCGCTTCTCGTCGCCTTTGCGCTGATGATCGTTGCCGTGGCGGTGCTTGTCTATTTCCTCCACCACATCCCTGCGAGCATCCGCATCAACACCGTGCTGCAGAACATCGGCGAGCGCCTTCTGCGCGAGATCGACGGGCGCTTTCAGGAAAGCGGCGACAAGGATCCGCCAGTGCGCCCCCTGCCCGCAGGCACCCCCGTTCCGGCAAGCGAAAGCGGCTATGTGCGCCTCATCGAGTTCACGACGCTGGTGGAACTGGCCCGTAAGCACGAGCTCCTGCTCGCCCTCAGGGTGCGGCCCGGGGACTTCGTCTATCCCGGCGTTCCGCTGGTGCTGGCGGGCGAGCGACGATTGCCCGATCACCTGGCCCACTCGGTGCGCGAGGCTTTCGCCATCGGCGGCTCGCGCACTTCGGAGCAGGACCTGGAGTTCTCGATAGACGAACTGGTGGAAATCGCCCTGCGGGCCCTTTCACCCGGCATCAACGATCCCTTCACCGCGATCACCGCGATTCACTGGCTCGGCGCGGCCACTGCCGAGATCGGACGACGGCGCCTCGACAAGGAGAAATGGAACGAGGGCGATCCGGATTGCCCGGTTTTCCCGCCGACGAACGACTTCGCGCACTTCCTCCAGCGCGGTTTCGTGGCCGCGCGCGGGGCGATTGCCAGCAATCGCCTGACCGCCCTCGTCGCGCTGGACGCCCTGGCAACCGCTGCGGGGCAGGTGCTGGGCAGTCACCGCCGCGGCCTGCTGGTCCGCGAGGCCGGCGCACTGGCCGACCTCGCCGCAACCATGCTTCCCGATCCGGACGTGGACGAGATCCGCCGCCGTCACGCGGCGATCATCGCCGGACTGGAAGGCCCCGTCTAG
- a CDS encoding glutathione S-transferase family protein, which produces MWHIFQFPLCPFSRKVRLLMAEKGIAYELQSARPWENEDRLFAMNPAGRTPVIKETDRNIVLCDSRAICEYFEETVDRNPLISGTAQQRAEIRRLIAMFDESFFNDVSGPLLHERMKKRLVLRQSPDAKMLREAMKLAHDYLDYIDFLIDHRPWLAGSTMTLADLTAAAQISVADYLGGIDWSSHEQSRGWYLVMKSRPSFRPLLSERMEVIQPPSHYAEVDA; this is translated from the coding sequence ATGTGGCACATCTTCCAGTTTCCGCTCTGCCCCTTCAGCCGCAAGGTCAGGCTGCTCATGGCGGAAAAAGGCATTGCCTACGAACTGCAGTCAGCCCGCCCCTGGGAGAACGAAGACCGCCTCTTCGCGATGAACCCGGCCGGACGCACGCCCGTGATCAAGGAAACCGATCGCAACATCGTGCTCTGCGACAGCCGCGCCATCTGCGAGTATTTCGAGGAGACGGTCGACCGTAATCCGCTGATCAGCGGCACGGCCCAGCAGCGCGCCGAGATCCGCCGCTTGATCGCGATGTTCGATGAGAGCTTCTTCAACGACGTCTCCGGTCCGCTGTTGCATGAGCGGATGAAGAAGCGCCTCGTCCTGCGCCAGTCGCCTGACGCCAAGATGCTGCGCGAGGCCATGAAGCTGGCGCACGACTATCTCGACTACATCGATTTCCTGATCGACCACCGGCCCTGGCTCGCCGGCTCGACGATGACGCTGGCCGACCTGACCGCGGCCGCGCAGATCTCCGTTGCCGACTATCTCGGTGGTATCGACTGGTCGAGCCACGAGCAATCGCGCGGCTGGTATCTCGTGATGAAGTCGCGTCCCAGCTTCCGTCCGCTGCTCAGCGAGCGCATGGAAGTCATCCAGCCGCCAAGTCACTACGCCGAAGTGGATGCCTGA
- a CDS encoding complex I NDUFA9 subunit family protein: MSQRPTDSLAGKIVTVLGGSGFVGRHLAQELLSRGARLRIASRNPQKAYAIKPLGNLGQVQFARVDVTRPDSLAAALAGSDAVVNLVGAFSGNLDALQGKGAGAIAAAAKAAGASAFVHISAIGGNADSDVDYARTKAEGEEAIRAEFPGATILRPSLLFGPDDNFVMMFGRLIGTFPALPVFGPEAKLQPLFVDDAAQAIANALGNPAAHGGKTYEIGGPEVITMLELNQRIAKAEGRSRSFIALPDSVSELIASATGWLPGAPITSDQFKLLKAGSVASGDLPGIAELGVSPRPLGLFLDRWATQFRKHGRFGAKSAA; the protein is encoded by the coding sequence ATGAGCCAACGCCCCACCGATTCTCTTGCCGGTAAGATCGTGACTGTCCTTGGAGGCAGCGGATTTGTCGGCCGTCACCTCGCCCAGGAACTGCTGAGCCGCGGCGCGCGCCTGCGCATTGCCAGCCGTAATCCGCAGAAAGCCTATGCGATCAAGCCGCTGGGCAACCTCGGGCAGGTGCAGTTCGCCCGGGTCGATGTAACCAGGCCCGATTCGCTGGCAGCCGCGCTGGCGGGGTCGGATGCAGTGGTGAATCTGGTGGGCGCCTTCTCCGGCAACCTGGACGCGCTGCAGGGCAAGGGCGCGGGCGCGATCGCCGCTGCGGCCAAGGCCGCCGGCGCATCGGCGTTCGTCCACATCTCGGCCATCGGCGGGAATGCCGATTCGGATGTCGACTATGCCCGCACCAAGGCGGAAGGCGAGGAAGCGATCCGCGCGGAGTTTCCGGGCGCGACGATCCTGCGCCCTTCGCTGCTGTTCGGCCCGGACGACAACTTCGTCATGATGTTCGGTCGCCTTATCGGCACCTTCCCGGCCCTTCCCGTGTTCGGACCCGAAGCGAAGCTGCAGCCGCTGTTCGTGGACGATGCGGCCCAAGCCATTGCCAATGCCTTGGGCAACCCCGCCGCGCACGGCGGCAAGACTTACGAGATCGGCGGCCCCGAGGTCATCACCATGCTGGAACTCAACCAGCGCATCGCCAAGGCGGAAGGCCGCTCGCGCAGCTTCATCGCCCTGCCCGATTCGGTGTCCGAACTGATCGCCTCTGCCACCGGCTGGCTGCCGGGCGCGCCGATCACCAGCGACCAGTTCAAGCTGCTCAAGGCTGGAAGCGTCGCCAGCGGCGACCTGCCCGGCATCGCCGAACTCGGCGTATCTCCGCGCCCGCTCGGCCTGTTCCTGGACCGCTGGGCCACCCAGTTCCGCAAGCACGGCCGCTTCGGCGCCAAGTCGGCGGCGTAA